The DNA window aagaaCAGTAAAGCGAAAGaacgcaaaaaaaaaaaaaataaataaataaaataaattaaaaccATTCTTcttacttaaatatatatatatatagaacaGAATTAAATAGTGAGCACATACTATATCACAACTTTAACAAACAGATTGATATTTTGTCAATTTTGTCCCTTTTTAAGTTACTATACTTTTCAGCTGTTCGTAATGGTAAGAAGTTGACCTATGGTGATAGCTGGgagtgaatatatatatgaacaaatcattatgtattatatgcattccaattcatacatacataatatacaaaTCCATATATACGTGTAAGTCGTATCCGTATGTCCATATGTTCACATGTTCATACACGTGTACAACAATAGTCCTATTATGAACACGTGTGTTAACTCGTTTAATAAAAGCAGCCAAGTAAATACGATCGGAGCGCACTCATTTAACGAACAggcaaaatgaaaattacaaatcggctgcaaaattttttttcgaaatttgataaaaaaaagattaagaAAGATTgtatagtaaatataaaaaacattttaagtgaaaaaaatgaaaaaaaaaaagaggaagagTTAAAAGAACTATTTGAGTTTTTGTCCAGTTTGCTATACAAGGATTTGGAAAAGGATGttgtaaaaatacaaataaatttgctagaaaaaaaaaaaaaaaatcttctTTTTAGAAATTTAAGAAAGATATTTAAAactttacttttatttaaaaatgaaaaggattatatagaaatgctgtgtgattttttattttatttatttaagtatatgagaaaaataaatgtaaggAAATGCTACAAGTTAATTAGGGGGATCTCTTCTGCAAGTCAGCTATATGGTAATAACTGTCTAAAGGATGATAATAGGGGTAGGAGGGGATCACTAACGGATGAGCTTCTTAAGAGGGAAGTAACTACGAATGACGATGATAATGAAGTTACATGTACTACAAAGCGTAGCAACAACATAGTTGGGAACAACAACAACGAAGGAAGTAATAGGAAGCATCTTGAGAGGGGAAGAAGTAAGATTCCAACCTGTATGAGTGCACATAACGATttattgtttcattttttactgaatagcaatattttaatatatttagaaatgcTAAAAAAAGGGAGCAGCAAAAATTTACAGTATGAAgagcattatttttttatgaatttaaaGAAGTcgatgataaataaaaaatatattttaaaactatGTGACCTAGTtatctttataattttaaattatccaAATTTCCCCATATTTATTGATACgctatttaatttatttttttttgttcgtaATAATCTGATTACGTTTTTtctgaataatatatacaaaaggTTGTCagacatttttattttaaaaaataatgagataaataaaaattttacagtaaagaaatattataatcttttattttatgtatattttttatataaaataaaaatgtttacatatttgtatttataccCAAAAAAATGTGCATTTTTACTAAATGACCACGTAAATGCAAAAGATATTATGGAGTTTTATACACgtattttgaataattataaaaatagctTATATTGTtgtttttatgaaataaataaaaagaagaatgcCAAATCTTGGCAAAATTTCTGTTtagttataatttatttagttAACTTTATTTATACGAGTCATAAAAGCATTTTGAATGTTTTTCCAAGAATTACCAGTAActgcattttatttaaaaaatacaaagatGTCTTTCTTCACTATCACAAAATTTTTGATAcgttatttaaatttaatcaAGATAGTAATTTAACTAATTTGAAGATAATGAGTATCATATGTAGCAGTTTGTGTACGgacaaaaaatattgtacagACGcattaatgaataaaaaaaaaaaaaaaaaaaaaaaaaaaaaaattgataccAAGATAAGCCAAACGGGTCAAAGTGACAACGGTGAGGACAACATAGGAAAGGACGAGCAGCGTGGGCTAATAAACCCAATAATAGAGgaagcgaaaaaaaaaaaagaaaaaacaaaagaggAAATAACTAAGTTCGAAATGTACAAATTGTTGTACAGGATTATTCCAGATGGTAATAATAGCATTAGCATTATTAGCGGCAATGGTGGCAGTAGTAACGTTGGTAATAGCAGTTGTGCTTACTCGTGTGCATTAAGTTTCCACTTTTTATATGCCTTGACGAGCAGATGTGTAAGGCTGTACAACTTTCCAACAATTCTGAGAGATgccattttttataaaaaattgctCATTCAAAAGATATACAAAGAAAAGAATGAAGAGGAGCAATTACGAAATAGTAACAGTACTAGTAGTGGTAAAGTTTCGTTATTGGAGTACtccaaaaatttatacaacaactcctttttaaatcttattaaaaataaattttgccTTTATATGAACATTGATCAGAATATTCTGAAcatctttttaataaatgaatttgATAAATTTCTGACAAGCAAGAATTTAAACTACAGGAATTTTTATCTGttaatgttttataaaacaGACAAGTATtatcaaataaatattcttctgttttttcaaaaaattatacttagAAATGTGTTAAAGTATGCTCTGCTTGTAGGATGTAAGGGGGGAGGTCATAACAGTCAGACGTGTGGTATGGCGGACAACGTTATAGGGTCCGTTCATGAGGGAACTATAAAAACAAGTACTGCCCTAGGAGAAGCGGTTGATGGGAAAGAGTCTACTATGAAAATCAGTAACTGTGTAGCGGACGACTGTTTAACGGATGATGGAGAAGACTTTGTTCAGGTGAGTATTGAGGAGCATCCTCGACAAGCAAGGCATGTTGCCTACTTCTTTAAGAAGGAGAATGCAAAACTTAAAATGCTTCACATGAACGAGTTTAACATTTGTAGCAAAGACATAAATAGGATTGTTTCGAAAGCATCTGAAAATACATTcattgttttaaaaaatttagacTTCATCGATTTAACTTGTTCGGATAAAAACTTTCTGTTTGATAAGAATGCaattaatatacttttatatcaGATGACAAAAGAGAGTTTTAATctgtttaaatttttacattcttttagcttaaaaaaaaaagaagatacaaatatttatgtaaaaaatctTAGTTTTTTAGAAGCTATATTGAAATGCATTTACAATTTTGTAAATTCGTTTTATTCAATTAGTAAGCTTACCAGATCAGGCAAAAAATGTGTCTTATGTTGTAATGACAAAAAACAGTTCGTTTTATTCactaataattattatgaacagataaaaaataaaaagatgaaaaCAAGAGTGACAGAGAAAAATGTGTACTTAcgttttgaaaaaaattttaatagaaaatgtgcgaagggaaaaaattttaaaatcatGAAAAATCTGATTAAGCTGTATGTTACTACAATAATTGAgaagaataaaaaggaaaaatatttttgtacaaCAGAAGAAATTGAAATAgctaaaataattttgtttgtttttaattt is part of the Plasmodium malariae genome assembly, chromosome: 14 genome and encodes:
- the PmUG01_14071400 gene encoding conserved Plasmodium protein, unknown function — protein: MKITNRLQNFFSKFDKKKIKKDCIVNIKNILSEKNEKKKEEELKELFEFLSSLLYKDLEKDVVKIQINLLEKKKKNLLFRNLRKIFKTLLLFKNEKDYIEMLCDFLFYLFKYMRKINVRKCYKLIRGISSASQLYGNNCLKDDNRGRRGSLTDELLKREVTTNDDDNEVTCTTKRSNNIVGNNNNEGSNRKHLERGRSKIPTCMSAHNDLLFHFLLNSNILIYLEMLKKGSSKNLQYEEHYFFMNLKKSMINKKYILKLCDLVIFIILNYPNFPIFIDTLFNLFFFVRNNLITFFLNNIYKRLSDIFILKNNEINKNFTVKKYYNLLFYVYFLYKIKMFTYLYLYPKKCAFLLNDHVNAKDIMEFYTRILNNYKNSLYCCFYEINKKKNAKSWQNFCLVIIYLVNFIYTSHKSILNVFPRITSNCILFKKYKDVFLHYHKIFDTLFKFNQDSNLTNLKIMSIICSSLCTDKKYCTDALMNKKKKKKKKKKIDTKISQTGQSDNGEDNIGKDEQRGLINPIIEEAKKKKEKTKEEITKFEMYKLLYRIIPDGNNSISIISGNGGSSNVGNSSCAYSCALSFHFLYALTSRCVRLYNFPTILRDAIFYKKLLIQKIYKEKNEEEQLRNSNSTSSGKVSLLEYSKNLYNNSFLNLIKNKFCLYMNIDQNILNIFLINEFDKFLTSKNLNYRNFYLLMFYKTDKYYQINILLFFQKIILRNVLKYALLVGCKGGGHNSQTCGMADNVIGSVHEGTIKTSTALGEAVDGKESTMKISNCVADDCLTDDGEDFVQVSIEEHPRQARHVAYFFKKENAKLKMLHMNEFNICSKDINRIVSKASENTFIVLKNLDFIDLTCSDKNFLFDKNAINILLYQMTKESFNLFKFLHSFSLKKKEDTNIYVKNLSFLEAILKCIYNFVNSFYSISKLTRSGKKCVLCCNDKKQFVLFTNNYYEQIKNKKMKTRVTEKNVYLRFEKNFNRKCAKGKNFKIMKNLIKLYVTTIIEKNKKEKYFCTTEEIEIAKIILFVFNFMIFYMTNNLNNENNLNKQCEKKRINGKQLKKRYCDIFTHIHVFPNLIKRYKDKKQTARDDLKKELIRFSKNYSFIGKQLNSNVDKNYFIFFTNYNFLQINKENKDFQTCRQIYNLFKSVTLEMVFSNGTLPTKGDEIVEEHGKEQKGQSSSASMCVSETGTVTATATATANGGDQQQESEDDIVISGGSLLDILAENAKKERKSHIMKRKKIRTDLFYNVINLLKYLKINIKEQSAEGVIRTLHYLLQSLVMISRKVKMIAKREQVLVEQLGDVAVVQEKWRGKKVQQDNSEMGGRNGRDGREEQDKTVDRSTNDGMYTDTHVDMLEVMGESSDDVTRADVCEITNGELYDGTNKTDKKRANEGDSCIGSSSGSDNGSVGGSDNGSVGGSDNGSVGGSDNGSVGGSDNGSVGGSDNGSVGGSESVSYDQSINAAAQYMRDMAYMEKKIRHFLLCFKVNKNVKVKEPNKIKGLIENFTLKIMRILTKEKKNKDLIKITIRCLENYSTLESYILLGNHNMLRCRNSLANKIRSNKHIVVTYLFHFLEMLDVLPQVNRYYSKFFNLFFKSSFVRYININEMFNSCYKKYFCRVIHKFASDLNIHDYIKNKIKIQTINSQQKQELCERILLMIKKYNKKVYVIDEDLYRKCINSVMNNHRSNNKTLLNSFTLNVLSHIVQNICIHFNKILKNKNAYEFKKKISFSLLVLLKKISTIIHIQDDKNLQHFKDQLVNYHFVEITNFQKCLDKELCNQSIRININDYVKKLAHVLQGLKFTQRTCDNNILNEGRAVNIPTITTQGKEHKKRSAPPHARDRKKIK